The following are encoded in a window of Mycobacterium decipiens genomic DNA:
- the moeZ gene encoding adenylyltransferase/sulfurtransferase MoeZ, translating into MSTSLPPLVEPAPALSREEVARYSRHLIIPDLGVDGQKRLKNARVLVIGAGGLGAPTLLYLAAAGVGTIGIVDFDVVDESNLQRQIIHGVADVGRSKAQSARDSIVAINPLIQVRLHEFRLEPSNAVELFKQYDLILDGTDNFGTRYLVNDAAVLAGKPYVWGSIYRFEGQVSVFWEDAPDGLGLNYRDLYPEPPPPGMVPSCAEGGVLGIICASIASVMGTEAIKLITGIGDTLLGRLMVYDALEMSYRTITIRKDPSTPKITELVDYERFCGVASDDAAQAVSGSTITPRELRAWLDSGRKVALIDVRDPVEWDIVHIDGAQLIPKSLINSGEGLARLPQDRTAVLYCKTGVRSAEALAAVKKAGFSDAVHLQGGIVAWAKQMQPDMVMY; encoded by the coding sequence GTGTCGACATCGTTGCCGCCACTAGTTGAGCCGGCACCCGCGCTCAGCCGCGAAGAGGTGGCTCGCTACAGCCGCCATCTCATCATTCCTGACCTGGGTGTCGACGGGCAGAAGAGGCTGAAGAACGCGCGAGTGCTGGTGATCGGCGCCGGCGGGCTCGGGGCGCCGACGCTGTTGTATCTGGCCGCCGCTGGCGTCGGCACCATCGGCATCGTCGACTTCGATGTTGTGGACGAGTCGAACCTGCAGCGTCAGATCATCCATGGCGTAGCCGACGTCGGGCGCTCCAAGGCCCAGTCGGCGCGCGACTCGATCGTCGCGATCAACCCGTTGATCCAGGTGCGATTGCACGAGTTCAGGCTCGAGCCGAGCAACGCCGTCGAGCTGTTCAAGCAGTACGACCTGATCCTGGACGGCACCGACAACTTCGGCACCCGGTATCTGGTCAACGACGCCGCGGTGCTAGCCGGTAAGCCGTACGTGTGGGGGTCGATATACCGCTTCGAGGGCCAGGTGTCGGTGTTTTGGGAGGATGCTCCCGACGGGTTGGGTCTCAACTATCGCGACTTGTATCCCGAGCCGCCGCCGCCGGGCATGGTGCCCTCCTGTGCCGAGGGTGGCGTGCTGGGCATTATCTGTGCCTCGATCGCGTCGGTGATGGGCACCGAGGCCATCAAACTGATCACTGGGATCGGTGACACACTGCTCGGCCGGTTGATGGTGTATGACGCGTTGGAGATGAGCTATCGCACCATCACGATCCGCAAGGACCCGTCGACACCCAAGATCACCGAGCTGGTCGACTACGAGCGGTTCTGCGGGGTGGCGTCTGACGATGCCGCCCAGGCGGTCAGCGGTTCCACCATCACGCCGCGTGAGTTGCGCGCGTGGCTGGACTCCGGCAGGAAGGTGGCCCTGATCGACGTTCGCGATCCCGTGGAGTGGGACATCGTGCATATCGACGGAGCCCAGCTGATTCCGAAATCGTTGATCAACTCGGGCGAGGGTCTGGCCAGGCTGCCCCAGGACCGCACGGCCGTGCTCTACTGCAAGACTGGCGTGCGCTCGGCCGAGGCATTGGCCGCGGTAAAGAAGGCCGGCTTCTCCGACGCGGTCCACCTGCAGGGCGGCATCGTGGCGTGGGCTAAGCAGATGCAGCCCGACATGGTGATGTACTAA
- a CDS encoding J domain-containing protein codes for MTDPYRILGVSPAASQAEIAHAYRSQLRNYHPDSRVGGTSSTSDERLQQIIAAYRWLRDPRRQDDGDSVAAQVRDLDTATRIAVTLIDPAADGPVLWAGPVFWQR; via the coding sequence ATGACTGACCCATACCGGATACTTGGCGTCTCGCCTGCTGCGAGTCAGGCCGAGATCGCTCACGCCTACCGGTCTCAACTGCGCAACTATCACCCGGACTCGCGGGTCGGTGGCACGAGTTCCACTTCCGACGAGCGATTGCAACAAATCATTGCTGCCTACCGATGGTTGCGTGATCCGCGGCGCCAGGACGACGGCGATAGCGTTGCCGCCCAAGTGCGCGATCTCGACACCGCAACCCGCATTGCCGTGACGCTGATCGATCCCGCCGCCGATGGTCCCGTTCTGTGGGCGGGACCGGTCTTCTGGCAGCGGTAA
- a CDS encoding YcaO-like family protein, which produces MLMSLRTAAPAGPDWSCWPMRSLDSAGRATIAHRRGTHRIISPDQTWLAVQPLLERAGITRVADLTWLDDLGIPTVQAVRPASLSLSVSQGKATTYRAAQVSAVMESLEMWHVENVTADLLSAATQDLGSTLTYDPARLRRPPGSLYHRGAKLDWMVATTLLTGRRTWLPWTAVLVNVAVSDRWAPPMFMMDSYGLASGNSYDEAALHALYEIMERHSIATAVPGATMFEVTLDDVADSDSAGLVEMILQAGSELLISRIDNWDGYYCFAVELTSPMLELPFSGFGLHHDPNVALSRAITEAAQSRLTAISGAREDIPSTIYHRFAQIHTYAAIRGCQQRKPAAAPTSWQVPANGSLPELVTSAATAVAARTGAEPLAVVCDFDGGCVPVVKVVAPGLTMSSTTPSMRTPLLESA; this is translated from the coding sequence ATGCTCATGTCGCTGCGCACCGCGGCGCCGGCCGGTCCGGATTGGTCTTGTTGGCCGATGCGCTCGCTGGACTCGGCCGGCCGGGCAACAATCGCCCATCGCCGAGGTACCCACCGCATCATCAGCCCCGACCAGACCTGGCTGGCCGTGCAACCTCTGCTGGAACGGGCCGGCATCACCAGAGTCGCCGACCTGACCTGGCTAGACGATCTCGGAATCCCCACGGTGCAGGCGGTGCGGCCGGCCTCGCTATCGTTGTCGGTCAGCCAGGGAAAGGCCACCACCTACCGTGCGGCTCAGGTCTCGGCCGTAATGGAATCCCTGGAGATGTGGCACGTCGAGAACGTCACTGCAGACCTGTTGTCCGCCGCCACCCAGGATCTCGGGTCAACCCTGACCTACGACCCCGCCCGGCTTCGCCGCCCGCCCGGCAGCCTCTACCATCGCGGCGCGAAGCTCGACTGGATGGTCGCGACAACATTGCTGACCGGCCGCCGCACCTGGCTGCCGTGGACGGCCGTGCTGGTCAACGTGGCGGTCAGCGATCGCTGGGCACCGCCGATGTTCATGATGGACAGCTACGGACTGGCCTCGGGCAACAGCTACGACGAAGCCGCGCTGCACGCCCTGTACGAGATCATGGAACGACACAGCATCGCCACCGCCGTGCCAGGAGCGACCATGTTCGAGGTGACACTCGACGACGTCGCCGACTCGGATTCGGCTGGCCTGGTCGAGATGATTCTCCAGGCCGGAAGCGAATTGCTCATCTCCCGAATCGACAACTGGGACGGCTACTACTGCTTCGCTGTTGAGCTGACCTCGCCGATGCTGGAGCTACCGTTTAGTGGCTTCGGACTGCACCACGACCCGAACGTCGCACTGTCGCGAGCGATCACCGAGGCCGCGCAATCGCGGTTGACCGCGATCAGCGGAGCCCGTGAGGACATTCCATCGACGATCTATCACCGCTTCGCCCAGATACACACCTATGCTGCGATCCGCGGCTGCCAGCAGCGGAAGCCTGCCGCCGCGCCGACGTCGTGGCAGGTCCCCGCCAACGGTTCGCTGCCGGAGCTGGTGACGTCGGCGGCGACGGCGGTGGCCGCCCGGACCGGCGCCGAACCTCTGGCGGTCGTGTGCGACTTCGACGGCGGCTGTGTTCCCGTCGTGAAGGTCGTTGCCCCCGGCCTGACGATGTCGTCGACCACACCCTCGATGCGAACCCCTTTGTTGGAGTCGGCATGA
- a CDS encoding MmpS family transport accessory protein produces the protein MAVGAVATAVIINSGDSASTKATVGAPAPRTVISSTTRPTAPPSTSPPASPPTSRQQLPPETVTTVVPPSTEPTRTPTAAPPQTAAPPPGALNPRTVVYRVTGTKRLFDLVNVVYTDARGFPVTDFNVSLPWTKMVVLNPGVQTESVVATSIYGRVNCSIVNAAGQTVVASTNNAIIATCTR, from the coding sequence GTGGCAGTCGGCGCCGTCGCGACCGCAGTCATCATCAACAGCGGCGATAGCGCGTCGACCAAGGCCACCGTTGGGGCACCAGCCCCGCGAACGGTGATATCCAGCACGACACGACCGACGGCCCCACCCAGCACGTCACCCCCTGCATCGCCGCCCACCTCACGGCAGCAACTCCCGCCGGAAACGGTCACCACGGTGGTACCACCCAGCACCGAGCCGACGCGAACCCCCACCGCTGCGCCGCCTCAGACTGCAGCGCCCCCGCCCGGTGCGCTGAACCCGCGCACCGTGGTCTACCGCGTGACCGGCACCAAGCGGCTCTTCGATCTGGTGAATGTCGTGTACACCGATGCCCGGGGTTTCCCGGTAACGGACTTCAACGTATCGCTGCCGTGGACGAAGATGGTCGTCCTGAACCCGGGCGTGCAGACCGAATCGGTGGTCGCGACCAGCATCTACGGTCGTGTCAACTGCTCGATCGTCAATGCGGCGGGGCAGACGGTCGTGGCGTCGACCAACAACGCGATCATTGCGACGTGCACCCGCTAA
- a CDS encoding TIGR02569 family protein: MSVEPPPEHVLAAYGLTGVHPAPLGPTWDSGWRCGEVVLSMVADNARATWSARVRETLFVDGVRLARPVRSTDGRYVVSGWRADTFVAGAPEPRHDEVVSAAVRLHEATGKLERPRFLTQGPTAPWAEVDVFIAADRAAWEERPLQSVPPGAGTAPETAEAQRSIDLINQLAGLRKPTKSPNQLVHGDLYGTVLFAGTAPPGITDITPYWRPASWAAGVTVVDALSWGEADDGLIERWSALPEWPQMLLRALMFRLAVHALHPRSTAEAFPGLARTAALVRLVL, encoded by the coding sequence GTGAGTGTCGAGCCGCCGCCCGAGCACGTGCTGGCGGCGTACGGTTTGACGGGTGTGCATCCCGCCCCGTTGGGTCCCACTTGGGATAGCGGCTGGCGATGCGGGGAAGTTGTGTTGTCGATGGTGGCCGACAATGCCCGCGCGACCTGGTCGGCCCGGGTGCGGGAGACCTTGTTCGTCGACGGCGTACGCCTGGCTCGGCCCGTCCGATCGACCGACGGCCGGTACGTGGTTTCTGGTTGGCGGGCAGATACATTCGTCGCGGGCGCACCGGAGCCCAGGCATGATGAAGTCGTGTCAGCGGCGGTGCGGCTGCATGAAGCCACCGGAAAGCTGGAACGCCCTCGATTCCTGACCCAGGGGCCCACGGCGCCTTGGGCGGAGGTCGACGTATTCATCGCCGCGGATCGAGCTGCGTGGGAGGAGCGGCCGTTGCAGTCGGTCCCGCCGGGCGCGGGGACCGCTCCCGAGACAGCGGAAGCGCAGCGATCGATCGATCTGATCAATCAGCTTGCCGGGTTGCGTAAGCCGACCAAAAGCCCAAACCAACTGGTGCATGGAGATCTCTACGGCACAGTGCTTTTCGCAGGCACTGCCCCGCCCGGGATTACCGACATCACGCCCTACTGGCGCCCCGCATCCTGGGCGGCCGGGGTGACCGTCGTTGACGCGCTGTCCTGGGGCGAGGCGGACGACGGACTCATCGAGCGGTGGAGCGCGCTGCCGGAGTGGCCACAGATGTTGCTGCGCGCGTTGATGTTCCGTCTGGCGGTGCACGCATTACACCCACGGTCCACCGCCGAGGCATTCCCCGGCCTGGCCCGCACTGCAGCTCTAGTGCGACTAGTGCTCTAA
- a CDS encoding alpha/beta fold hydrolase, giving the protein MTIDLCVHRYGPSGPVRVLTIHGVTEHGQVWQRLAHHLPEISIAAPDLLGHGRSPYDAPWTIDANVSALAALLDNQADGPVVVVGHSFGGAVALQLAAARPDQIAALVLLDPAVALDGSRVRELVDAMVAFPDYLNPAEARAEKATGAWADVDPAVLDAELDEHLVALPNGRYGWRISLPAMVCYWSELARDIVLPPVGTATTLVRAVHASPAYVSDRLVAALEERLGTNFELLDFDCGHMVPQAKPTEVAAVIRGRLGPR; this is encoded by the coding sequence GTGACCATCGACCTTTGCGTACACCGTTACGGCCCGTCCGGGCCGGTGCGGGTGCTGACCATCCACGGAGTGACCGAGCATGGGCAGGTCTGGCAGCGGCTAGCCCATCACTTGCCCGAAATATCCATCGCAGCACCCGATCTGCTGGGCCACGGTAGGTCACCATATGACGCACCGTGGACCATCGACGCCAACGTTTCGGCGCTGGCAGCGCTACTCGACAATCAGGCCGACGGTCCGGTCGTTGTCGTCGGGCACTCCTTCGGCGGGGCGGTGGCTTTGCAACTGGCCGCGGCTCGTCCGGATCAGATCGCAGCGCTGGTGCTGCTCGACCCGGCGGTCGCTCTCGATGGTTCGCGGGTGCGCGAACTGGTCGATGCCATGGTGGCCTTTCCCGACTACCTGAACCCAGCCGAGGCCCGCGCTGAGAAGGCGACGGGTGCTTGGGCGGATGTGGACCCGGCGGTGCTCGACGCCGAGCTCGACGAGCACCTCGTGGCATTGCCGAACGGGCGGTACGGCTGGCGCATCAGCCTGCCGGCAATGGTGTGTTACTGGAGCGAACTCGCCCGCGACATCGTGCTGCCGCCGGTTGGAACGGCGACCACGCTGGTTAGGGCGGTCCATGCTTCGCCGGCGTATGTCAGCGACCGACTCGTCGCGGCCCTAGAAGAACGCCTAGGAACCAATTTTGAGCTACTGGACTTCGACTGCGGGCACATGGTTCCCCAGGCCAAGCCAACCGAGGTCGCCGCGGTGATCCGCGGTCGACTGGGACCGCGCTAG
- a CDS encoding DUF3107 domain-containing protein, translating into MEVKIGITDSPRELVFSSAQTPSEVEELVRDALRDDSGLLTLADDRGRRFLVHTAKIAYVEIGVADARRVGFGIGADAAAGSAGKAATSG; encoded by the coding sequence GTGGAGGTCAAGATCGGTATCACGGACAGTCCGCGCGAGCTGGTGTTCTCCAGTGCGCAGACGCCCAGTGAGGTGGAAGAACTCGTCAGGGACGCGCTGCGCGACGACTCGGGTCTGCTGACCCTGGCCGACGATCGCGGTCGTCGCTTCCTGGTCCACACCGCCAAGATCGCCTATGTCGAGATTGGTGTCGCAGACGCCCGGCGGGTTGGCTTTGGCATCGGGGCGGATGCCGCAGCTGGGTCTGCCGGAAAGGCCGCTACGAGCGGGTAA
- a CDS encoding Hsp20/alpha crystallin family protein has product MMLMRSDPFRELDRLTQQVLGTAARPAVMPMDAWREDEQFIVEFDLPGVKPDSLDIDVERNVLTVRAERPDLNQDRDMVSAERPRGVFSRQLFLGETLDTDKIEASYHDGVLRLTIPVAEKAKPRRIEISHDGERTQITA; this is encoded by the coding sequence ATGATGTTGATGCGTTCAGATCCGTTCCGTGAGCTCGACCGTCTGACCCAGCAAGTGTTGGGCACTGCAGCCCGTCCGGCCGTCATGCCGATGGATGCCTGGCGAGAGGACGAGCAGTTCATCGTCGAATTCGATCTGCCGGGCGTAAAGCCCGATTCACTCGATATCGACGTCGAGCGCAACGTGCTCACCGTGCGCGCCGAACGGCCAGACCTCAATCAGGATCGCGACATGGTGTCGGCGGAGCGGCCGCGCGGCGTCTTTAGTCGGCAGCTGTTTCTGGGCGAAACCCTCGACACCGACAAGATTGAAGCGAGCTACCACGACGGCGTATTGCGGCTGACTATTCCGGTTGCCGAGAAGGCGAAGCCGCGTCGCATCGAGATCAGCCACGACGGCGAGCGCACACAGATCACCGCATAG
- a CDS encoding DUF3152 domain-containing protein, whose product MTHPWPVHSTSRVPVLHDEWREPLRALRDPLAPTEGRVRAQRDRKRQWRKQTWLGRFVSNYGWRAYALPVLVVLTVVVVYQTVTGTSAPKPAAAQTVRDAPAIGVVGTAILDAPPRGLAAFDANLPAGTLPDGGPFTQAGDKTWRVVPGTTAQFGQGTAKVFTYTVEIENGLDPTMYGGDNAFAQMVDQTLTNPKGWTHNPQFAFMRIDGGKPDFRISLVSPMTVRGGCGYEFRLETSCYNPSLGLDRQSRVFINEARWVRGAVPFEGDVGSYRQYVINHEVGHAIGYLRHEPCDTQGGLAPVMMQQTFSTSNDDGAKFDPDFVKPDGKTCRFNPWPYPIP is encoded by the coding sequence ATGACGCACCCGTGGCCTGTCCACAGCACGAGTCGGGTACCCGTGCTGCATGACGAGTGGCGTGAACCGCTGCGGGCCCTGCGCGACCCGCTCGCCCCGACCGAGGGACGGGTCCGGGCACAGCGTGACCGGAAGCGTCAATGGCGCAAACAAACCTGGTTGGGGCGGTTTGTGTCCAACTACGGCTGGCGCGCCTACGCTCTGCCTGTACTGGTGGTGCTGACCGTGGTGGTGGTGTACCAGACGGTGACCGGAACGAGTGCGCCGAAGCCAGCGGCAGCCCAGACCGTCCGTGACGCGCCGGCGATCGGCGTGGTGGGTACCGCGATCCTGGACGCGCCGCCTCGAGGCCTGGCCGCGTTCGATGCCAATCTGCCGGCCGGGACGCTGCCGGATGGCGGTCCGTTTACCCAGGCGGGTGACAAGACCTGGCGTGTCGTTCCGGGCACGACGGCACAATTCGGTCAAGGTACCGCCAAGGTGTTCACCTACACCGTCGAGATCGAGAACGGTCTTGACCCCACGATGTACGGCGGTGACAACGCGTTCGCCCAGATGGTCGATCAGACGTTGACCAATCCCAAGGGTTGGACCCACAACCCTCAATTCGCGTTCATGCGGATCGACGGCGGAAAACCTGACTTCCGGATTTCGCTGGTGTCGCCGATGACGGTGCGAGGGGGGTGTGGCTACGAATTCCGGCTCGAGACGTCCTGCTACAACCCATCGTTGGGTCTGGACCGCCAATCGCGGGTGTTCATCAACGAGGCGCGTTGGGTACGCGGCGCCGTGCCATTCGAAGGCGACGTCGGTTCCTATCGCCAGTATGTGATCAACCACGAGGTTGGCCATGCCATCGGTTACCTGCGCCACGAACCGTGTGACACCCAGGGCGGCCTGGCTCCGGTGATGATGCAGCAGACGTTTTCCACGTCCAATGACGACGGGGCCAAGTTTGACCCTGACTTTGTCAAACCGGACGGAAAGACCTGCCGCTTCAATCCCTGGCCGTACCCGATTCCCTAG
- a CDS encoding TetR/AcrR family transcriptional regulator: MSDLAKTAQRRALRSTDSPRPVEGVPAANRRGNRLPRDERRGQLLVVASDVFVDRGYHAAGMDEIADRAGVSKPVLYQHFSSKLELYLAVLHRHVDNLVSGVQQALSTTTDNRQRLHVAVQAFFDFIEHDSQGYRLIFENDFVTEPEVAAQVRVATESCIDAVFALISADSGLDPHRARMIAVGLVSISVDCARYWLDANKPISKSDAVEGTVQFAWGGLSHVPLTRS, encoded by the coding sequence ATGAGCGATCTCGCCAAGACGGCGCAACGACGTGCCCTCAGATCGACCGACAGCCCTCGGCCGGTCGAAGGCGTTCCGGCCGCGAACCGGCGCGGCAACCGACTGCCTCGCGATGAGCGCCGTGGCCAGTTACTTGTCGTAGCCAGCGACGTTTTTGTCGACCGGGGTTACCACGCGGCCGGTATGGACGAGATCGCCGATCGGGCGGGAGTCAGTAAACCCGTTCTGTATCAACACTTTTCAAGCAAGCTTGAACTGTATCTGGCAGTGCTTCATCGGCATGTGGACAACCTGGTGTCCGGCGTACAGCAGGCGCTGAGCACGACCACCGACAACCGGCAGCGGTTGCACGTGGCGGTCCAGGCGTTCTTCGACTTCATCGAGCACGACAGCCAGGGGTACCGGCTGATCTTCGAGAATGACTTTGTCACCGAACCCGAGGTCGCCGCGCAGGTGCGGGTGGCCACCGAATCATGCATCGACGCAGTGTTCGCCCTGATCAGCGCCGATTCCGGGCTGGACCCACACCGCGCCCGGATGATCGCGGTGGGCTTGGTCAGCATCAGTGTCGACTGCGCCAGATACTGGCTGGACGCCAACAAGCCGATTTCCAAATCGGATGCCGTCGAGGGCACCGTGCAGTTCGCCTGGGGCGGGCTGTCACACGTGCCGCTTACCCGCTCGTAG
- a CDS encoding MGMT family protein yields the protein MAPVTDEQVELVRALVAAIPPGRVSTYGDIASAAGLSSPRIVGWIMRTDSSDLPWHRVIRASGRPALHLATRQLELLRAEGVLSVDGRVALSEARYEFPLD from the coding sequence ATGGCACCGGTGACCGACGAACAGGTCGAGCTGGTGCGCGCGCTGGTTGCAGCCATCCCACCGGGCCGAGTGTCCACCTACGGCGACATCGCCTCTGCTGCAGGACTTTCCAGTCCGCGTATCGTCGGTTGGATCATGCGGACCGATTCCTCAGACCTGCCCTGGCACCGAGTGATCAGAGCATCTGGACGCCCGGCACTACACCTGGCCACCCGGCAGTTGGAGTTGTTGCGCGCGGAAGGTGTTCTCAGTGTGGACGGCAGAGTCGCGCTGAGCGAGGCGCGCTACGAGTTTCCGCTAGATTGA